Within the Hyalangium gracile genome, the region AGCCGTTGCGAATTGTAGCGATACGTCTCGCGCGAAAGCAGCCACCCTTCTCACGCAACGCTGTGCGAAGAACGGTGTCGCGCTCTCACCGAATCACTACCGAGACAGGATTTTTTCGACGTCGATCTCTACGCGAGGCGTAGGGCCATCACCACCCACCCCGGGTCAGGTCGGACCTTCGATGGTGAAGTGTTCCTGCCGAGCGATTCGGAGCTTCTTCATGCGGCTCTGCAGCGTGGAGGGCTTGAGGCCCAGCAGCTGCGCCGCGCCACCCGGTCCGTAGATGCGTCCCTTCGTGAGCGTGAGCACGCGGAGGATGTGCTCGCGCTGCACCGCCTCGAGCGTGAGCACGGCCTCGCGCTTCGCGACGGGCGCGTGCACGCGAGGCTGCTCGGCCTGAGCGCGTGCGGGCAGATCGAACGCATCCGCGCCCAGCTCCACGCCGGGCGAGAGGATGGTGGCGCGCTCGAGCACGTTGGCCAGCTCACGCAGGTTGCCGGGCCAGCCATATGCCTCGAGCCGCTGCAGTCCCTCGGGCGTCACGCGCATGCCTCGCCGCCCCGTGCGCCGCGACTGCTCCTCGAGCAGGAAGGCGCAGAGCTGAGGCAGATCCTCGAGCCGCTCGCGCAGCGGCGGCAGGCGCAGCGGGAAGACACTCAGCCGATAGTAGAGGTCCTCTCGGAAGCGCTTCTGCGCGATGGCCTGCTGCAGGTCCACGTGCGTGGCCGCCAGCAGCCGCACGTCCGCGCGCACCGTGCGGTCGCTGCCCACGGGCTCGAACGTCTTCTCCTGCAGCGCGCGCAGGAGCTTGGCCTGCAGCTCCACCGGCAGCTCCCCCACCTCGTCCAGCAGCAGCGTGCCGCCGCTCGCCATCTGGAAGCGACCGGCGCGATCCTTGGTGGCTCCGGTGAAGGCGCCCTTCACGTGGCCGAACAGCTCACTCTCCAACAGCCCGGCGGGGATGGCCGCGCAGTTGATGGTGACGAAGGGCTGGTCCGCCCGCGCGCTCCAGCGGTGGATGGCTCGCGACAGGCGCTCCTTGCCGGTGCCCGTCTCGCCCAGCAGCAGCACCGGCGTGTCCGTCTCCGCCACCTGCCGCGCCCGCCGCGCCAGATCCCTCATGACGGGGCTCAGGCTCGTCTCGAGGATGCCCTCCGAGTCCCCGCCGAGCTGCGACTCCAGGAGCTTGGCGTGCTCGTGGTCCTGCCGGTGCAGCCGCTCGAAGGCGGCCTTCTGCTCCGCGTTCTGCAGCGCGGTGGCCAGCAGCTGCCCGTACACCTCCACCAGATCCACCACGGACTGCGGATACGTCTCGCACTCGGCGCGATCCAGCGTCAGCACGCCATAGCGGCGATCGCCCGCGCACAGCGGCACCACCATGCACGAGTGCCCTGGCGGTAGATCCAGCACGCCATCGAAAGGATCGCCCTCGCCGGTGTGGTCCTCCTCCGTGAAGGCGCGCGCCCGCCGCGTCTCCAGCGCCTGGCGCACCATGGGGAAGTTCGCGAGGTTCAACACATGCCCGCGCACCTTGGCGTTGGCCAGCGGGCCGCGCGCCGCCACGGCCACCAGCCGCTCGTCCCGCAACAGGAAGAGCGTGGCCAGGTCGAACCGGGTGATGCGAGTGAGCCAGTCCAACCCACGGCGTAGCAGCTCCGACACGGCCTCTTCCGTGCCCGCCAGCTCGACCAGATCCCTTGCTTCCTTGGCCAGCGACGGGCCGGCCGCCACGATTTCGTCCGCCATGGCCAACGAATAGTCAGTGCCCACCGAAATTGCAGTGGCGAAGCGCACCGAGATTTCGTTATTCACCCATCAGGCGGCGTCGTTCTGGAGGGTTGAATGGATAACCTCCTGAAAAGACTGGACCCGTTTTTCTGGCACGGCGCCTGCTCTAGTGGTAGCTGGCAAAACCCTTTCGGGCTCGTCCACAGGGGATGGGCCCCCTACCCCACAAGGAGTCGAGCATGCTGACCGTTGGCGACAAGCTTCCCAACTTTTCCGTGAAGGCCACCGTGAGCCTGGAGAAGGGCAAGGAGTTCACGACCATCAACCAGGATTCGTACAAGGGGAAGTGGATCATCCTGTTTGCGTGGCCCAAGGACTTCACCTTCATCTGCCCGACGGAGATCGCGGAGTTCGGGAAGAAGAACAAGGACTTCGGTGACCGCGACGCGGTGGTCCTGGGCCTGAGCACCGACAGCGAGTTCGTGCACCACGCGTGGCGCACGCACCACCCGGACCTGAAGAACCTGCCCTTCCCGATGCTGGCGGACATGAAGCACGAGCTGTGCAACGCGCTGGGCATCCTGCACAAGCAGGAGGGCGTGGCTCTGCGCGCCACCTTCATCATCGACCCGACGGGCATCATCCGCCACGTGTCGGTGAACGATCTGTCGGTGGGCCGCAACGTGTCCGAGGTGCTGCGCACGCTGGACGCGTTCCAGACGGACGAGCTGTGCCCGTGCAACTGGCAGAAGGGTGAGGAGACGCTCACCAAGAAGCTGGCGAAGGCGGGGTAACACGTCATGGCCTCGCTCGAAGTCGTCCGCGGTGAGCTGGCGGACGCCCACAAGGACACCCGCCTCAACCTCCAGGCAGTGCTGGAGGGCGGCAGCCTCACCCCCGAGCAGCGCTGGGGCGTGGCCGTCGCGTGCGCCTTCGCCGCCCGGAACGAGCGGCTGAAGGAGGCCATCCTCAACGAGGCGAAGAAGGCCCTGACCAACCCCGAGCCGGTCATCGAGGACGCGCGCGCCGCGGCGTCCCTGATGGGGATGAACAACGTCTACTACCGGTTCCGCCACATGGTCGGGAAGGAGAGCTACTCGACCAAGCGGCCGGGGCTGCGGATGAACCGGCTGGCGCAGGTGCTGACGAACAAGGTGGACTTCGAGCTGGTCTGCCTCGCGGTCAGCGCCATCAATGGCTGCGAGATGTGCGTGCAGTCCCACGAGAAGGTCGTCATCGAGGGCGGCCTCTCGGAGGACCAGGTGCACGACGCGGTGCGCATCGCGTCGGTCATCCACGCGGCGGCGGTGGGCCTGGAGTCGTAAGGACCACTGAAGCCCGGCGGTAACGAGCGCCCTCCGGTGAGCCCACCGGGGGGCGCTCTGTTTTTCGGGCTCGCCCCTGCGTGAGGCCTTGCTCGTCACGCCATCGGGGCGAGGTGACGTATCGGGCCACCTGCTCAGCCCCGGTGTCGCTCGGCCACTCGGTACAGCTGGGTGAGCGAGAAGTCCAGCAGCGACTGGCGAGAGCGCAGATAGCGCTGGGCGCGCAGGAAGGGCAGCCAGACACGCTGGCCCACACGCACCTGCGCCTCTTCCAGTTTCCCACGCGCCATCCACTGCCCGCCCAGGCGGCGTACGAGGACCTGCCCCAGGTAGGCGCCCACCGCCGGCACCGCGCGCGCATCGAGGTGGTGCCGCTCGAAGACTTCCGGGAAGTTCTCCGCCCAGAGCTGAGCATCCACATCGGTGAGCGACTCGGCCGTCTGCTCGAAGATGGAGGGCACCCGGGTGTGCAGCAGCGCCACCAGTTGCTCGGCCAGCAGCGCGTAGTTCTCCAGCGCTGCCTTCGTGTCGGGCACGTCCGAGGGCAGGGCCGCGCTGGCGGGCAGCCACTCCTCCGGCGCTGGTGGCTGGTAGGCATTCAGCTCCGCGATCCGCGTCTGGCGCTCACCGATGGCGACCGTGTCCGCCAGGCGTGCCAGCAGGGGTGCCACGTCCGGGTGAAAGTGGGGCTCCACGGGAACGAGGGCGACGCTGCGCGCATGCAGCGTGCGCAACACCGTGTCGAAGTCCAGCTCCGGGCGGAGATGAACGAGCGCGCGGGCCTGGGCCTGGCGTGCCTCTTCGCGAGAGAAGTCGGCCGCGGTAGGCCACGTCACCAGCAGCACCGAGCCGTTGGGCAGCTCCTCCACGCGGTGCGCTGGAGTGGACAGCATCCGCTCGCGGCCCACCGTGTCCACCAGCTTCGGACCAAACACGTTGAGCCAGAACACCTCGTAGATCTTGTCGAACCCATTCTGGAATCGGGTCTCGTCATCCCGGCCAAAGCTGGGAAAGTCCGCCAGCTGCCGGTCCGCCTTGCTGTGCGCCGTCGCGTAGGCAACCGGGTACTGCAAGGCCCAGGCACGCACCAGCTCCACGAAGGCACGACAGCGCTGCGCCTGCGTGAAGAAGGTGAGTGGCTGCACATGGAGGTCGACTCTCATCTCCCGGGGGAGCTGCGCGAGCAGGAGGTAGAGCGTCAGTGACACCGCGGGTGCGGCGGCGCGATGCATGCTGATCACCGAGCCGGACTCATCGAGTCGCTCTTCCACTGCCGTCCAGACGGCGGCCTGGGAGTACTTGCGCCTCCGCTTTCCCTTGACGGTGTCGGGCATCCACTCCCCAGCATGTACCTCCAGCGCCTGGAGAAACGGCTCCACCGCACGCTCGAGCGTCATCCGGGGATCGAAGGCCCCATCCAGGGAGAGGGCCAGGCTGTCCTCCACATTCAGCTCCCGCAGCTTCGACGCCTTCATGGAAACAGGACCTCCACGCCATTGATCTCCTGCCTGATGGTGTCCACGGCGCGCTTCAGATCGTCCCCCTTCATGGGAATGAGTTCCCCACCCTCGTAGACGAGGCGAACCCGCTGCACCCGCGCGCGGATCCTGAGTGAGGGCCGCAGAATGTCCAACGTCCCGCCGTAATAGGTCACGGCGGCACGCGCATCCATCCTCATCTGGGCCACGAGGTCCCCACCTTCGAGGGAAGCGAGGTAGCGGCTCTTGAAGCTGAAGGTCTCCACCCGGGGGCTCTGTCCCGCGGGTGGCTGCTCTTCGATGATGAGCACGTCCGCGAAGCGCATGCCGGGCACGCCCGGCTTCGACACGCCCACGTGCACCTCGACGCGTGGCTGGGAGAAGCCCTTGAGCCAGCGACGCCGCGCTGGCGGCAGGAGGGCATCCGCACGTAGCAGGGCCACCATGGCGCGCTCGAAGGACAGCCCTCGAGCGAATGCACTCCGCATCCGCTCGTACGGCTCCCACCGCAGTGGCCCTTCCGGCACCTTGCCTTGCCGCAGATCCGCCAGGCGCCTCTGCCGGTAGGAGACGTACTCGCTCCACAGGGCGGAGCCTTGCGGCACTCCTGGCGGCGGCGAGCTCAACGTGGAGCTCAGGCGCTGGAGCAACGCCACGTCCGCTGGCAGGCGTGGGCCCGAGGCGTCCAGTTCCGCCTGGTGGAGCCTGGCCTCCACGACTTCCGCGCTGTAGCCGGCGGCCTCATCCACCAGCGAGGCCAGCCCGCCCGGAGCCCTGCCGGTGCTGGCCCTGGGCTCCGCGGCTCCCACGCGCTCGGGTGGAGCCTCGGACAGCCATGCCTGTGCCCGCGCGACGTTTCCCCGCGCTTCATGCAACGCCACGGCAGCCGGCTCGCCCCCGGCAGCCACGAACACCGCCGCTTCCCGGCTGGCTCGAATGTAGCGCGCCAGCGTTCCCAGCCCCTCCACCCCCAGGCGCTCCCCCACCCTCCACGCCACCTGCTTCAGCGCCTCCATCCTCAGCGCCGGCGAGGAGCGCCACGCTCGCGCCTCGGCTCCTTCCACCCCAGCCAGGTACCGTGCTCCCCTGCCTCCCGCGTACAGCGCCACGAGCAGCGCCGCGGGCGCCAGCTCACGCGTGGCTTGCTCATACTGCCCTTGCGTCAGCTCCTTCACCCCATGCGCGGTGCCAGCCACCAGGTGGTAGAAACCCAGCGGAACACCGAACGTCAGCTGGTCCATGCCGCCCAGAGCCATGTTCCCGGCCGTGTAGTGCTCGCTCACCAGCGCCCGTTCCACCTCCTCCAGCGCCTGCTGGTAGGCCGGCGGCAGCTGCGCGCGCTGCGCGGACAACCGCTGGTAGCGAGCCCCGTCGCTCACCGGAGTGCCGCTCAGCGCGTCTCTCGCCGCGCGCTCCAGTCCCCGAAGGATGTCCTCTGCCCGTTCGTCTCGGTCCGAGTAGTCCTCCAGCTTCAGCCCGCGCTCCGCCAGTTCCTGGCGCACGGGCTCCAGCGGACCCAACGTCTGACCCAGCTGCTTGTCCCGCGCGAGCGCTCGCAGCAGCAGGTCCAGCTCGTCATCGTAGGCCGCGTGGATGATGAAGAAGGCGAACACCTGGGCGTAGGCCCCGTAGTCCTCCGTGGCCTTCAGCAGGAAAGAGACCCTCTTGCCGTTCAGTACCCGCGAGGCGCGCGCGTCCACCAGCGGTCCGAACGCGCCCAGCCGCACCGCGCTCCAGTCCCCCAGCCTCTCCACCACGCGCGCCATGTTCACGCCGCGCTGCGCCGCCAGGAAGTCCGCCACCGTGGAGCAGCCCAGCAATGGCGCCAGAAGCTCCGCGTCGCTCGCGGCCTCCTCCGGCCACCCTTCCGGCTTCCGAGGACAACCTGAAACCGGCAGCGCCCCTTGCTCCGCCTCCTGCCATCCCCTCTCCGTCACGAGGACCGCAGCCGGAGCAGGCGCATCTCCGGGAGTGCTCGGCCGGTAGCGCAGCGCCTCGAACATCATCATCCCGCCCAGCGGAGCTTGCGCTCTGCTGGTGGCGCACCCCGCCAACAACAGCCCCCACACCAACCCCCACCCGCTCCAGGCGGCACGGGATGCGAGCGGCTTCAAACGGCCCCCACACATGGCTCCTCCCCCTCCGCTCATCGGCCCAGGAGCGGAGACAGGGAGCAGTAGAGTCCGGCCCTCGGGGGGAAGACCACGCCCCCCGAGGTTGCACCGCGCCGATGAGGCTCGGACCGGGCTACTTGATGAACTCGGCCATGGCGCGGGAGA harbors:
- a CDS encoding peroxiredoxin, whose amino-acid sequence is MLTVGDKLPNFSVKATVSLEKGKEFTTINQDSYKGKWIILFAWPKDFTFICPTEIAEFGKKNKDFGDRDAVVLGLSTDSEFVHHAWRTHHPDLKNLPFPMLADMKHELCNALGILHKQEGVALRATFIIDPTGIIRHVSVNDLSVGRNVSEVLRTLDAFQTDELCPCNWQKGEETLTKKLAKAG
- a CDS encoding sigma 54-interacting transcriptional regulator encodes the protein MADEIVAAGPSLAKEARDLVELAGTEEAVSELLRRGLDWLTRITRFDLATLFLLRDERLVAVAARGPLANAKVRGHVLNLANFPMVRQALETRRARAFTEEDHTGEGDPFDGVLDLPPGHSCMVVPLCAGDRRYGVLTLDRAECETYPQSVVDLVEVYGQLLATALQNAEQKAAFERLHRQDHEHAKLLESQLGGDSEGILETSLSPVMRDLARRARQVAETDTPVLLLGETGTGKERLSRAIHRWSARADQPFVTINCAAIPAGLLESELFGHVKGAFTGATKDRAGRFQMASGGTLLLDEVGELPVELQAKLLRALQEKTFEPVGSDRTVRADVRLLAATHVDLQQAIAQKRFREDLYYRLSVFPLRLPPLRERLEDLPQLCAFLLEEQSRRTGRRGMRVTPEGLQRLEAYGWPGNLRELANVLERATILSPGVELGADAFDLPARAQAEQPRVHAPVAKREAVLTLEAVQREHILRVLTLTKGRIYGPGGAAQLLGLKPSTLQSRMKKLRIARQEHFTIEGPT
- a CDS encoding carboxymuconolactone decarboxylase family protein, giving the protein MASLEVVRGELADAHKDTRLNLQAVLEGGSLTPEQRWGVAVACAFAARNERLKEAILNEAKKALTNPEPVIEDARAAASLMGMNNVYYRFRHMVGKESYSTKRPGLRMNRLAQVLTNKVDFELVCLAVSAINGCEMCVQSHEKVVIEGGLSEDQVHDAVRIASVIHAAAVGLES